From Musa acuminata AAA Group cultivar baxijiao chromosome BXJ3-8, Cavendish_Baxijiao_AAA, whole genome shotgun sequence, one genomic window encodes:
- the LOC135646099 gene encoding formin-like protein 16 gives MASKRCLPLLPFLLSSLILCLASASASASTSPPRRRLLDTNPPPSAPKNIQTFFPSLPSPAFQSIPPPPAAPPSLPPAPPPTVLKTSNSNVKKAVAITAASSFGLCGLLFVTFLFLSVRQRKVEVGNGGNSTLNERLQSKPKLQPTRSLIVDENGLDAIYWREFNQKRCQHCHHVLDPSGLIEEKEGGVADHSPPRNDRKIQEKPLLPAGSIRSSSQSFASEQSSASPFSAAAAPMRRSSKHVAASEQQSLPPPPGRLTSSSSPQHPPPPPSHSPPQASNSAPPGPPPPPPPPPPAMKSSAAPRPPPPPLPPVRKSNAVPPQGTKSNTLAPQSAPPPPPPPGGSRPSSGPSSRPPPVPGQSSAAIGAEGGPKKLKPLHWDKMNPINPQHSMVWDKITDGSFKFDEDIMEALFGTMATNKKSSNAAKDKGKGAASSTNGGPVTPTQISLLDSRKSQNIAIVLRSLALSRQDILDALVEGRGLPADVLERLTKIAPTKDEEALIRDYTGNPAKLADAESFLFHILRAVSSPFLRLEAMLFRTNYEHEVAHLKQSLQTLELACKELKSRGLFLKLLEAVLKAGNLMNAGTARGNAQAFNLSALCKLSDVKSTDGSTTLLHFVVEEVIRSEGKRLVVNRNHSLRQSGISGPTLDRTMSRAAREEREKEYIKLGLPIVGGISDEFANAKKAAGIDYDVLAGTCASLGARLAEIRRFVDTCSGDGFVIEMRAFMGGAEEELKAVRGEQARVLELVKSTTEYYQPGASKDKGSHPLQLFVIVRDFLNMVDKACVDIARNLQRRRPADAGSASKAGSKAVSVAADQGSESGRKPMARFPYLPPNFMSENSKSDSSSDDDDGPS, from the exons ATGGCCTCTAAACGGTGCCTCCCTCTCCTTCcttttctcctttcttctttgATCTTGTGTCTCGCATCGGCATCGGCATCGGCATCGACTTCTCCTCCGAGGCGGCGGCTTCTAGATACCAATCCCCCACCTTCAGCCCCCAAGAACATCCAGACCTTTTTCCCATCCCTTCCTTCCCCGGCCTTCCAGAGTATACCTCCTCCGCCGGCGGCCCCGCCATCGCTTCCACCAGCGCCTCCGCCGACTGTGTTGAAGACGAGCAACAGTAACGTGAAGAAGGCGGTTGCCATCACTGCGGCCAGTAGCTTCGGCCTCTGCGGCCTCCTTTTCGTGACTTTCCTGTTCTTATCGGTCAGGCAACGAAAGGTGGAAGTTGGCAATGGCGGAAATAGCACCCTCAACGAGCGCCTCCAGTCCAAACCAAAGCTCCAGCCTACAAGAAGTCTTATTGTTGATGAGAATGGATTGGACGCCATCTACTGGCGAGAGTTCAACCAGAAGAGGTGCCAACACTGTCACCACGTATTGGATCCGTCCGGCCTCATCGAGGAGAAAGAAGGAGGAGTCGCTGATCATTCGCCCCCGAGAAACGACCGGAAGATTCAAGAGAAGCCATTGCTTCCCGCTGGTTCCATCCGTTCCTCGTCGCAGTCATTTGCTTCGGAGCAGAGCTCGGCGTCACCGTTCTCCGCGGCTGCTGCGCCCATGCGGAGGAGTTCGAAGCATGTTGCTGCCTCTGAACAGCAATCGTTGCCTCCGCCACCTGGTAGATTGACATCGTCGTCATCACCCCAACATCCGCCACCGCCGCCATCGCACTCGCCACCGCAGGCCAGTAACTCGGCGCCACCAGGCccacctccgcctccgcctccaccgCCACCAGCAATGAAGTCGAGCGCAGCACCtcgaccacctcctcctcctctgccaccAGTGAGAAAATCGAATGCGGTTCCTCCACAGGGGACGAAGTCAAACACATTGGCTCCGCAATCCGCACCTCCACCGCCTCCACCACCTGGCGGCAGCCGTCCATCCAGCGGTCCATCTTCGAGGCCACCGCCCGTACCGGGACAATCATCGGCGGCCATCGGAGCGGAAGGCGGGCCGAAAAAGCTGAAGCCATTGCACTGGGACAAGATGAACCCAATTAACCCCCAGCATTCAATGGTCTGGGATAAGATCACCGACggctcattcaa GTTCGATGAAGACATCATGGAAGCTCTCTTTGGCACGATGGCTACCAACAAGAAATCCTCGAACGCGGCCAAAGACAAGGGCAAAGGCGCCGCCTCATCCACCAATGGCGGCCCCGTCACCCCCACGCAGATCTCCCTGCTCGACTCACGCAAGTCGCAGAACATCGCTATCGTCCTCCGCTCCCTGGCCCTGAGCCGTCAGGACAtcctcgacgccctcgtcgagggTCGTGGCCTTCCCGCCGACGTCCTCGAACGGCTCACCAAGATCGCACCCACCAAGGATGAGGAAGCCTTGATTCGAGACTACACCGGCAACCCTGCGAAGCTCGCCGACGCTGAGTCCTTCCTCTTCCACATCCTGCGTGCCGTCTCCTCGCCCTTTCTGCGCCTCGAAGCCATGCTCTTCCGGACCAATTACGAGCACGAGGTGGCTCACCTGAAGCAGTCTCTTCAAACGCTGGAACTGGCGTGCAAGGAGCTCAAGAGCCGTGGCCTGTTCTTGAAGCTACTGGAAGCGGTCCTCAAGGCCGGCAACCTCATGAACGCCGGCACGGCCAGGGGCAACGCGCAGGCCTTTAACCTCTCGGCGCTCTGCAAGCTGTCCGACGTGAAGAGCACTGACGGCAGCACGACGCTGCTCCACTTCGTGGTGGAGGAGGTCATCCGGTCGGAGGGCAAGCGGCTGGTGGTCAACCGCAACCACAGCCTGCGCCAGTCCGGCATCAGCGGTCCGACGCTCGACCGGACGATGAGCCGTGCCGCGAGAGAAGAAAGGGAGAAGGAGTACATAAAGCTGGGACTACCGATCGTGGGCGGGATCAGCGACGAGTTCGCCAACGCGAAGAAAGCAGCCGGCATAGACTACGACGTGCTTGCCGGGACGTGCGCGTCACTCGGGGCGCGCCTGGCGGAGATCAGGAGATTCGTGGACACATGCAGCGGCGACGGATTCGTGATTGAGATGCGAGCGTTCATGGGCGGGGCGGAGGAGGAGCTGAAGGCGGTGAGGGGAGAGCAGGCCCGGGTTCTGGAGCTGGTGAAGAGCACCACGGAGTACTACCAGCCCGGAGCTTCCAAGGACAAAGGGAGCCACCCGCTTCAGCTGTTCGTGATCGTGAGGGACTTCTTGAACATGGTGGATAAGGCCTGCGTGGACATTGCCAGAAACCTGCAGAGGAGGAGGCCGGCGGACGCAGGGTCGGCGTCCAAGGCGGGTTCGAAAGCGGTGTCGGTGGCGGCCGATCAGGGTTCGGAGAGCGGCAGGAAACCGATGGCGAGATTTCCATACTTGCCGCCAAACTTCATGTCGGAAAATTCCAAGTCGGACTCGAGCAGCGACGACGATGACGGGCCGTCGTGA
- the LOC135644716 gene encoding chromatin remodeling protein EBS-like, with product MQLMAKTKPGKKDLDSYSIKGTNKVVKVGDCVLMRPAESEKPPYVARVEKIEADHRNNVRVRVRWYYRPEESIGGRRQFHGAKELFLSDHYDVQSAHTIEGKCTVHSFKNYTKLENVGAEDYFCRFEYKAATGGFTPDRVAVYCKCEMPYNPDDLMVQCEGCKDWFHPSCMGMTIEQAKKLDHFLCSDCVSENDAKRSMNGFPTSPVSEAKAEPKRRKR from the exons ATGCAGCTGATGGCCAAGACCAAGCCCGGGAAGAAGGACCTTGATTCCTACTCCATCAAGGGTACCAACAAGGTCGTCAAAG TGGGGGACTGCGTGCTGATGCGGCCGGCGGAGTCAGAGAAGCCACCGTACGTGGCACGGGTGGAGAAAATCGAGGCAGACCACCGCAACAATGTGCGCGTCCGCGtccggtggtactaccgccccgaGGAGTCCATTGGTGGCCGCCGGCAGTTCCATGGTGCCAAGGAGCTCTTTCTCTCCGACCACTATGACGTGCAGAGCGCACACACCATCGAGGGCAAGTGCACGGTCCACTCCTTCAAGAACTACACCAAGCTGGAGAATGTTGGTGCCGAGGACTACTTTTGTCGCTTTGAGTACAAGGCGGCCACTGGGGGCTTCACTCCTGACCGTGTCGCGGT GTACTGCAAGTGTGAAATGCCTTACAACCCTGACGATCTCATGGTCCAGTGTGAGGGATGCAAGGATTG GTTCCATCCATCTTGCATGGGCATGACAATTGAACAAGCAAAAAAGTTGGATCACTTTCTATGCTCTGATTGTGTCTCTGAAAATGATGCCAAAAGATCTATGAATGGGTTTCCAACTTCACCAGTTTCTGAAGCCAAG GCTGAACCCAAGCGGCGGAAGAGGTAG
- the LOC103995285 gene encoding serine/threonine-protein kinase RIPK: MAKSPWISFLMSCWGKSVKSSSARRRELRSSSNSGISDSFRAPFSPEDLSLTLAGSNLLAFTIAELKAVTRNFSMTNFVGSGGFGPVYKGYIDEKLRPGLKAQYVAVKSLDLDGSQGHREWLAEVIFLGQLRHPNLVKLVGYCCEDEHRMLVYEFMPGGSLESHIFKSLLASLPWSTRLKIAVGAAKGLAFLHEAEKPVIYRDFKASNILLESDYTAKLSDFGLAKDGPQGDNTHVTTRVMGTHGYAAPEYVLTGHLTAKSDVYSFGVVLLELLTGRRCVDKNRPNRQKNLVDWARPYLNNADKLSRVMDPSLDGLYSTKGAQRAAAIAHKCLSQTPKSRPDMRSVVESLEPLLSLNDVPVGPFVYVAPTERVSEKKEKLQEMEEKKMEMETEEKNHHNRDERHKQRFPNSVIHSEITLHRDGNNLYRNSHVRRTVRQNQERGA; encoded by the exons ATGGCCAAGAGTCCATGGATATCTTTCTTGATGAGCTGCTGGGGGAAGAGTGTGAAGAGCTCTTCAGCGAGGCGCAGGGAGCTCCGAAGCAGCTCGAATTCCGGCATAAGCGACTCCTTCCGCGCACCGTTCTCCCCGGAGGACCTGTCGTTGACTCTGGCAGGATCCAACCTGCTTGCGTTCACAATTGCGGAGCTGAAAGCTGTCACCAGGAACTTCTCCATGACGAACTTCGTTGGATCGGGTGGATTTGGCCCTGTCTACAAGGGATACATTGATGAGAAGCTGCGGCCGGGGCTCAAGGCGCAGTATGTGGCGGTGAAGTCCCTGGACTTGGATGGATCGCAGGGCCACAGAGAGTGGCTG GCGGAGGTCATCTTCCTCGGGCAACTGCGGCACCCCAACCTCGTTAAACTCGTTGGATACTGCTGTGAAGATGAACACAGGATGCTCGTCTACGAGTTTATGCCTGGAGGAAGCTTGGAAAGCCATATTTTCAAGA GCCTTCTTGCCTCATTGCCGTGGTCAACGAGGTTGAAGATCGCAGTGGGCGCCGCCAAGGGGCTCGCCTTTCTTCACGAGGCTGAGAAGCCGGTGATCTACCGCGATTTCAAAGCATCCAACATACTGCTCGAATCG GATTACACGGCGAAGCTTTCGGACTTCGGGCTTGCCAAGGACGGACCTCAAGGAGACAACACGCATGTCACCACGCGTGTGATGGGCACGCATGGCTATGCGGCACCGGAGTACGTATTGACCG GCCACCTTACAGCCAAAAGCGACGTCTACAGCTTCGGAGTCGTGTTGCTGGAGCTGCTGACAGGGAGACGATGCGTCGATAAGAACCGCCCCAACAGGCAAAAGAACCTCGTCGACTGGGCGCGACCTTACCTGAACAACGCCGACAAGCTAAGCCGCGTCATGGATCCCAGCCTTGACGGACTCTATTCCACCAAGGGTGCTCAGAGGGCAGCCGCGATCGCTCACAAATGCCTGAGCCAGACTCCAAAGTCGAGGCCTGACATGCGGAGCGTCGTCGAGAGCTTGGAGCCACTCCTGAGCTTGAATGACGTGCCCGTTGGTCCCTTCGTGTACGTTGCGCCAACGGAGAGAGTCAGTGAGAAGAAGGAGAAGTTGCAGGAGATGGAGGAGAAGAAGATGGAAATGGAGACGGAAGAGAAGAACCATCACAATCGGGATGAAAGACACAAACAAAGGTTCCCGAACTCGGTCATTCATTCTGAGATCACCCTGCACAGGGATGGCAACAACTTGTATCGGAACTCCCACGTCCGGAGAACAGTGAGACAGAATCAGGAACGGGGAGCATAA